One Mycolicibacterium goodii genomic region harbors:
- a CDS encoding ABC transporter ATP-binding protein: MTDFPETRADALRSAPAIAAPPARIRASSDLRRLLPYLLPYRARWVAMVVVAVASLGATIAIPLMTKAVIDGPVRHQDQRGLWTLGAAAVGIGISEAVLWFIRRWLVARATMGVEADIRKDLYARLQILPMSFHGRWQSGQLLSRVMNDLSTIRRFLSFGLVFLILNGLQITVVTAILLAMYWPLGVVVLVSIVPIAATVLHFEREYTRLSRLAQDQTGHVATHVEESALGLRVVKSFGREQYVYDRFDEQATRLHDTQVARVGVSAKFWTLLEVVPNLTLIVVLGFGAYAAGHGYVTMGTLVAFITMMLSLVWPIASLGFLLSMTQESFTAANRIAEIFDAPREIVDGPISSAPAGGRLELRDVGFRFPDSDSWALRHVDLIVEPGETVALVGSTGSGKSVLAALFSRLYDVTEGQILIDGRDIRDLSLPALRRTVATAFEDPTLFSMSVAENLRLGRGADHPATDAELEQAIDVAAAHFVYDLPFGLDTRIGEQGMSLSGGQRQRLSLARAILAAPRILVLDDTLSALDVHTEARVTEALGRVLSSVTGVIVAHRASTVLLADKVALLDRDEDGAGTITHIGTHAELLAEVPQYRYLLAADDELDDDAERVCEWEDDEDLQRLRRVHDERAAIDGLDEPEYLGQEVQRR; encoded by the coding sequence GTGACTGACTTCCCTGAAACCCGCGCAGATGCTCTGCGCAGTGCGCCGGCGATCGCTGCCCCACCGGCGCGGATCAGGGCCAGTTCGGACCTGCGTCGGCTGTTGCCGTACCTGCTGCCGTACCGGGCCCGATGGGTGGCGATGGTCGTCGTGGCCGTCGCGAGCCTGGGCGCGACCATCGCGATTCCGCTGATGACCAAGGCCGTGATCGACGGCCCGGTGCGTCATCAGGATCAGCGCGGGCTGTGGACGCTGGGCGCCGCGGCGGTCGGCATCGGCATCTCCGAGGCCGTGCTGTGGTTCATCCGGCGCTGGCTGGTGGCCCGCGCGACGATGGGTGTCGAGGCCGATATCCGCAAGGATCTCTACGCGCGGCTGCAGATCCTGCCGATGTCGTTCCACGGCCGTTGGCAGTCCGGTCAGTTGCTGTCGCGCGTGATGAACGACCTGTCGACCATCCGGCGGTTCCTGTCGTTCGGCCTGGTCTTCCTGATCCTCAACGGTCTGCAGATCACCGTCGTCACCGCGATCCTGCTCGCGATGTACTGGCCGCTCGGGGTGGTCGTGCTGGTGTCGATCGTGCCGATCGCGGCCACGGTGCTGCACTTCGAGCGTGAGTACACGCGGTTGTCGCGCCTCGCGCAGGACCAGACCGGACATGTGGCAACCCACGTCGAGGAGTCGGCGCTGGGGCTGCGGGTCGTGAAGTCGTTCGGCCGCGAGCAGTACGTGTACGACCGGTTCGACGAACAGGCGACGCGCCTGCACGACACCCAGGTCGCCCGCGTCGGGGTGTCCGCGAAATTCTGGACGCTGCTCGAGGTGGTCCCCAACCTGACGCTGATCGTGGTGCTGGGTTTCGGAGCCTACGCCGCGGGCCACGGCTACGTCACGATGGGCACACTGGTCGCGTTCATCACGATGATGCTGTCGCTGGTGTGGCCGATCGCATCGCTGGGATTCCTGCTGTCGATGACGCAGGAGTCGTTCACCGCGGCTAACCGCATCGCCGAGATCTTCGATGCGCCACGTGAAATCGTCGACGGCCCGATCTCTTCGGCGCCCGCCGGTGGCCGGCTGGAGTTGCGGGATGTGGGTTTCCGGTTTCCCGACTCGGACAGCTGGGCCCTGCGGCATGTCGATCTGATCGTCGAACCGGGGGAGACGGTCGCGCTGGTGGGGTCCACCGGGTCCGGCAAATCCGTTCTGGCCGCGCTGTTCTCGCGTCTCTACGACGTCACCGAGGGCCAGATCCTCATCGACGGCCGGGACATCCGCGACCTGAGCCTGCCCGCGCTGCGGCGCACCGTGGCGACTGCGTTCGAGGATCCGACGTTGTTCTCGATGTCGGTTGCCGAGAACCTGCGGCTGGGCCGCGGCGCCGACCACCCGGCCACCGACGCCGAGCTCGAACAGGCCATCGACGTCGCGGCCGCCCACTTCGTCTACGACCTGCCGTTCGGCCTCGACACCCGCATCGGTGAGCAGGGCATGAGCCTGTCCGGCGGCCAGCGCCAACGGCTTTCGCTCGCTCGGGCGATCCTCGCCGCGCCACGCATCCTGGTGCTCGACGACACGCTGTCGGCACTCGACGTGCACACCGAGGCGCGGGTCACCGAGGCGCTCGGTCGTGTTCTCTCGTCGGTCACGGGCGTCATCGTCGCGCACCGTGCGTCGACGGTGCTGCTCGCCGACAAGGTCGCGCTGCTCGACCGTGACGAGGACGGCGCGGGCACCATCACGCACATCGGCACGCATGCCGAACTGCTCGCCGAGGTCCCGCAGTATCGCTACCTGCTGGCGGCCGACGACGAACTCGACGACGACGCCGAACGTGTCTGCGAGTGGGAGGACGACGAGGACCTGCAGCGGCTGCGCCGAGTGCATGACGAGCGCGCCGCGATCGACGGGCTCGATGAGCCCGAGTACCTGGGCCAGGAGGTGCAACGCCGATGA